From a single Fulvivirga ulvae genomic region:
- a CDS encoding DUF1801 domain-containing protein, producing the protein MAELKTKLNDESVEDFLNSIEDEQKKKDSFEVLNIMKQITGAEPKMWGSSIIGFGNYHYVYDSGREGDWFIAGFSPRTQALTLYIMAGFSRYDELMQKLGKYKTGKSCLYIKKLKDIDLEVLKELIRNSVEHMKEKYG; encoded by the coding sequence ATGGCCGAGCTAAAAACTAAACTAAATGATGAAAGCGTTGAGGACTTTCTAAATTCCATTGAAGACGAACAAAAGAAAAAGGACAGCTTCGAGGTGCTAAACATTATGAAGCAAATTACCGGTGCGGAACCCAAAATGTGGGGGAGCAGTATCATTGGCTTTGGCAATTATCATTATGTATATGACAGTGGCCGTGAAGGAGACTGGTTTATTGCAGGCTTCTCTCCCCGAACGCAGGCCCTTACCTTGTACATTATGGCCGGTTTTTCCCGGTACGATGAACTAATGCAAAAACTCGGAAAATATAAAACAGGAAAATCGTGTCTCTACATAAAAAAACTTAAAGACATTGACCTTGAAGTACTTAAAGAGCTCATACGCAACTCAGTGGAACATATGAAAGAAAAGTATGGCTGA